The genomic segment GCTGATATTAGCGCTTGTCATAACCAGTGCTGTAAAGGGAATGCAGGAAAGCAGGAGGTAATGGAGGGGGGTATAAGGCAGCATGACTCCAAAGTAATTATTTTTAGGTGATACAGCCTGGGCTATTAAATGATTTGTTTTGTTGTCATATCTTTTTTTTAAAATTACTATGGGACATTGAATTGAGTTTAAAAGTATTTCATCTTCCAGGTCTATTTGAGCATATTTTTTTATAATATCAAGATTATAAGACATAAGAGCCAGGGGTTTTTCTTCACGGGCTTTTCTCTGGCGAAGGCATGAGACAGCATCTTGATTTTGGGCATCAGCAGCAAGGTGAAACCCTCCAAGCCCTTTTAATGCCACAATATTACCGGATTTCAGCAATTGTGCGGTTTTTAAAACAGGGTCAGTGGTTTTAATTTCATTTCCATGTTTATCACAAAGTTTTACCTGGGGACCGCATACAGGACAGGCGTTGGGCTGGGCGTGAAATCTCCTGTTTTCAGGATTATCATATTCAGCCTGGCAGTTTTTGCACATGGGAAATATTTTCATGGATGTGTTAGGCCGGTCATAGGGAATATTGTCAATAATAGTATAGCGCGGCCCGCAATTGGTACAGTTTATGAACGGATAACCGAATCTTGGGTCAAGAGGATCCATCATTTCCCTGAGACAATCCCGGCATATGGATACATCAGGGGAGATTAAAGTTGATGCAGCCTTGCCTGCCTTGCTTTTTATTATTGAAAACCTTGAATATTCAACAACTGGCTCAGGGCAGGACAAGAATTCTGTGATATGAGCTAAGGGCGGTTTTTTGATTTCAATATCTCTGCAAAAAGCTGATATATCTTCAGGCAGACCCTGAGCATGAATCAATACCCCTTCCGAGGTATTGGCTGCATTACCCTTGATATTATATTTTTTTGCAAGTTGAAAAACAAAGGGCCGAAAGCCTACGCCCTGAACAATGCCGTTGATTTTCAACCCTTTTGCAATTAATTTGTCTGTCATATTTTTATTTGGGCAGATCCCATCTGACACCAGGGAGTTTGGGAGGAATTTCCTTTGTATTATCCCTGTCTGTTTCAGGTTCTGATTTTAAATCCTGTCTGAATTTTACTGTTTCAATAACTTCCTGGGCTGCTGCAACAAAGCCTGAAACATCTGAAAGGGTTGCAGGAATTATCATGGTGTTATTGGTTTTTGCAAGCCTGCCAAATTCGGTAATATACTGCTCTGCAATCCTGAGATTAACAGCTTCACTGCCTCCTTCCCTGCCAATGGCCTGGGCAACCTTTGCTATTCCCCTGGCTGTTGCTTCAGCAACCCTTTCAATCTCTGCTGCCCGGCCTTCGGCCTCATTAATCCGTTTTTGCTTTTCACCTTCAGATTCTGCTATCATGGCTTGTCTTTTGCCGTCAGCCCTGTTAATCTCTGCCTGTTTTTTTCCTTCAGATTCGGCAATTTCAGCCCGTTTATCCCGTTCTGCCCTCATCTGTTTTTCCATAGCTTCTATTATGCCCTGTGGGGGTACAATGTCTTTAACCTCATACCTGGTAACCTTTACTCCCCAGGGATCGCTGGCCTCATCTACTGATTGAACAACCTTTGAATTGATTACCTCCCTTGCTTCAAAGGTTCCGTCCAGATCAAAGGTTCCAAAAATGCTTCTCATGGTTGTCTGGGCAAGCTGGGCAACAGCATATTTGTAATTATCAATACCATAAGCAGATTTCTGGGCATCAACAACTTGCAGATAAAGAATTCCGTCCACTCCAATAGATACATTATCTTTTGTAATACATGTCTGCTGGGGAACATCAATAGCTTCTTCCTTTAAAGACCGCTTATAAGCCACCTTGTCTAAAAAAGGCACAAGAACATGAAATCCTGCATCCAGGGTTCTGCTGTATTTTCCCAGGCGTTCAATAACAAAAGCTGTGCGCTGGGGAACAATGCGCACTGTTTTAAAAAAAGCGACAATAACAAAAGCGGCAATTCCAACGGCAATTATTTCCGGCATAAAACCTCCTCTTTTTTGACATCTTCTTTAATTGGTTCAACATAGAGTACAATGCTTTCATGGCTGGCAATCCTGACATACTGACCCTGTACAAAAATCTGGTCGCAAAGGGTTTGGGCCTGCCAGGTTGCGCCTTTAAACATTACTCTGCCAGGTCTTCCTTTGGAAATGGATTCCTGGACTATAGCGGTTTTCCCTGTAAAATCATCTGTTATATCAGGTTCATTTTCATTAACAGGAGGATTAAAGTATTTTCTGAGGGTTACAAGGGCAATAATTGATGTAAGTGTAAATATTGTAACCTGCATGGGAACGCCTATATTCAGAAGATAGACAAGCAGGGCAGTAAGCCATGCCCCTGCTCCAAAAAAAACAATAATTACTCCTGGTAATGCAAATTCCCCAATCACACAGCACAGCCCGATTATAAACCAGATAAATATCGGATCCTTGATTGCTTCAAAGCTCATTTTTCACCTGCTTTCCAGGTTATAAGATTTGTCTGCATGTTTATTCCTTTTTTTATTATATTGCTACATATTATTATACAAATATACAAGAATAATATTTCAAATTATATTACAAAAATATATATCTTTGTAATAATTAATATTTATTACCAGTTCGATCTTGACAATATTAATATATTCAACTATTTAAATTAACTTGAAAGTATCATTGCATATCTTGACAACTATTAACTAAGGAGAAAAATCATGAAACAATTATTTAAAGTCCTGGCATGTACTCTATTTGTATCATTATTTTGTGCCCCGGCAATGGGAGCAGGTAAAATCTTGCTGGTACAAAGCTATTATTCTGACTATTCCTGGGTAAATTCTATTACTGACGGAGTAAAAAAAGGACTTGAAGGCAGCGGTGCCCAGCTTGAAATTTTTTATATGGATACCAAGCGAAATACCAGTGCTGAATGGAAAATAGAGTCTGGAGAACTGGCAAAAAAAAAGGTTGCAGAGTTTAAGCCTGATATAATCATACCTGCTGATGACAATGCACAGCAGTTTTTTGCAAAAGATTATGTTGGAAAACAAGGGATAAATATAGTGTTTACAGGGGTTAATGCAGACCCTGGCAAATATGGTTATCCTGCATCCAATGCAACTGGAGTTATCCAGAAACCTCTTTTTGTACCAAGTATTGAAATGCTCCTGAAAATAAAGCCTGATATAAAAAAGATTGCATTGATAAGTGATGACGGTCCCACATCTGATGCCATGATTTCATATATGAAAACCTTAAAAGCACCGGTTGAGGTAGTTTCATATGACCAGCCTTCAACATTTGACCAATGGAAATCCCTGATAGAACAATATCAGAAAACAGTTGATGCAATTGCTGTAAACCTTTACCAGACTATTAAAGAATCAGCAGGCAACAAAAGCCTTCCCCAAAAGACTGTCATGGAATGGACAATGGCTAACAATAAACTGCCGATTATGGGTTTGTATGAAGATGCTTTTGATGATGGTGCATTATGCGGCATTGCGGAGTCAGGTGAAGAACAGGGCTTACAGGCAGCTTCTCTTGCAGTTCAGATTTTAAATGGTAAAAAACCTGGAGATTTGAAAATTGTAATTCCCACCAAAGGTCTTGTTGTTGTTAATTTAAAAACTGCTGAAAAGCTTGGACTGACTATTCCTTTTGAAATACTTGAATCTGCCGGCAGGATAATTGAATTTTAAGTTCTTTGATAAGGCAGGGGGTTAAATATATGCAACTCAGTATGAAAAATAAATACCTGATTTCAAATATTATCCTGATTTCTATGGGTATGATGATATCTGCTGGTATTTCATATCTAATCCTCTCAGGTACTCTTGAAAAAAATATTCATTCCACGATTATTCAAAACAGCAATTTTGCAATTACTAATATTAATGGATGGCTTGAAGATAAAAAAAGCAATATTAAAGGATGGGCAAGATCAAATCTTTATCAGACTGCTTTAAAAGACACTTACATGGGGCGGAGTGCCCGTAAGGCAGTCAATAAACAGCTGCCTGTTTTATTAAAGGACTATGCTGGTTTTGAAGAGATATTTATTACAAATGAAAAAGGGGTTGTTATAGCGTCTTCTGATCCTGAAACAAAAGACAGTGTTAATTATTCGGATCATGAAGCTTTTAAACAGTCCATAAAAGGCAGTATTTATGTTGCAGATCCTGAATACTGCAAGACACATAATTTCCCTGTGTTTATAATATCAGCACCTGTTTTAGAAGACTCAAAACCAAAGGGTGTATTTTTTTGCAAGATACTGCTTGAGTTTTTTAATGCAAAATTTATTGATCCCATAAAGCCCTCTGACTCAGGTTATGCTTTTATGTTTGATAAAAAAGGCAGGATCACTGCCCATCCTGACAAATCAAATATTTTAAAGAAAAATATCACCAGTCTTGAATTTGGTAAAAAGTTTATAAAAAATCAGGAAGATATTTTTACATATAAAGATAAAGGTATAAAAAAAACAGCAGCTATGAAAAAAATTGTGCCTATGGACTGGACAATTGCAGTTATAGCTGTTGATAGAGAAATATATGCCCCGGTTAGTCGGGCAAGGTTTGTTAATGCAGTAATTACTGTTATTGCAATACTAGTTACTGTCATAATAACCCTGATTCTTGTTAATTCAACCACTAAGCCTCTTGATGAAATTGTAACAGGCCTGACAAATTCAAGCGAGTATATATCTTCAGCATCAGGCCAGATCAAATCTTCCAGTCAGATATTGTCCAGCGGTGCATCATCTCAGGCTGCATCCATTGAAGAAACTTCCTCATCCTTAGAGCAGATGTCTGCAATGACCAGGCAGAATGCAGATAATGCAATTCAGGCAGATCAACTTATGAAAGAAGCTGTCTTGATTATTGAAAAAGCAAATAAAACAGCCGGTGAACTGACCAAATCAATAACAGAGATCAGGGATGCAAGTGAAGAAACCTTTAATATTATTAAAACAATTGATGAAATTGCTTTTCAGACAAACCTGCTTGCTTTGAATGCAGCAGTTGAAGCAGCAAGGGCAGGTTCAGGAGGCGCAGGGTTTGCGGTTGTAGCAGGAGAGGTCAGAAATCTTGCCATGAGAGCATCAGACGCAGCAAAAAATACCTCTGTTCTGATTGAAGGCATTGTACAAAAAATCAAAAGCGGATCTGAATATGTTATCAGTAATGATAAAGCATTTGAAGATGTTGCCTCAAGCACCCTGAAGGTTAATGATCTTGTAAGTGAAATTGCTGCTGCTTCCAGTGAACAGGCTCAGGGAATAGAGCAGGTGAATAAAGCTGTTGCAGATATGGATAAAATTATTCAGCAAAATGTTTTGAATGCAGATCAGACACATTCTGCTTCAGAAGAAATGTACAAACATGCAGAGCTTTTAAAAGACTTTGTAGAAAATCTTTTAACCCTGATTCAAGGAAAACATAAACCTTAGAAAAGGAGATATATATCATGAAATTAGAGGTTAAAATTCCCAGTGTTGGGGAATCTGTGCAAGAGGCTGTTCTTGCCCAATGGCTTAAACAGGACGGGGATATTGTTAAAAAAGATGAATCTCTGTTTGTGATTGAAACTGATAAGGTTACCTTAGATGTTAATGCTGAAGAAAGCGGGATACTTAAAATCCTGGTTGGTGAAGGTGAAACAGTGGCAATTGGTGCAGTTGTTGGTACTATTGATATTCAATCTGCCCAAAAAGATATAAAAAAAGATGTTGAAGAAGATAAAGATATTAAGGAAAAAACTAAGGAAGAAACAGAGCCGCAAACTGCTCCGGTAAAACAAGATATAAACAGTGACGACAATACCGGGCTTTCTCCATCAGTGCGCCGCCTGGCAAAACAGAAAAATGTAGATTTAAGCAAAATAATCGGAACAGGCCCTGGAGACAGGATTACCAAAGGCGATATACTGCTTTACCTTGAATCAGAGGCTGTGTGTGATCCGGAACCGGTTACACCTGAAAAAGATTCAAAACCTGGGGTAAAGGATATAATCCGCAAACCCATGACTCCCATACGAAAACGTATAGCAGCCCGTCTTTTAGAGGCAAGGCAGAATACTGCCATGCTTACAACCTTTAATGATATTGATATGAGCCGGTCAATGGATATCAGGTCTCAATATAAAGATGCTTTTAAGAAAAAATTTGATGTAAATCTGGGTTTTATGTCTTTTTTTATTAAAGCCAGTGTCCAGGCATTAAAAGAATTTCCTGAAATCAATGCTTTTATTGAAGGCAGTGATATTGTTTATCATAATTATTATCATGTGGGTATTGCAGTGGGTTCTCCTAAAGGACTGGTGGTGCCGGTAATCCGTGATGCTGATAAACTTGGTTTTTCCGAGATTGAGCAGGCCATAGTTGATTATGTTGATAAAATAAAGGAAAACCGCCTGGAATTATCAGATATGGAAGGAGCCACTTTTACCATAACAAATGGCGGTGTTTTCGGCTCTCTTTTAAGCACCCCCATACTGAATCCACCCCAGAGCGGCATTCTTGGAATGCACAGGATTGAAAAAAAGCCTGTTGTTATCAATGATGAGATTGTAATCCGCCCGATGATGTATGTGGCTCTCAGCTATGATCACCGTATTGTTGACGGCAGGGAGGCTGTAACATTTTTAAAGCGGATTAAGGAATATGTAGAAAATCCTGAACGTATGCTCATGGAGGTTTAACTATGGATAAAAAATATGATCTTGTTATTATTGGTTCAGGCCCTGGAGGATATGTTGCAGCTCTTAAAGCTGCTGAACTTGGTTTTAAGACTGCCTGTGTTGAAAAATCAAAGACCCTTGGGGGAGTATGTCTTAATGTGGGATGTATTCCCAGTAAAGCACTTCTTGATTCCAGTGAGCATTATTTTCAGGCCAAAGAGAAATTTGCCGATCATGGTATTATAACAGGTAATATATCCCTTGACCTGAAAACCATGATGGGAAGAAAGGAAAAAGTGGTTGCAGATCTCACAGATCAGCTCCGCAAGCTTCTTGAAAATAATAAAATTGATATAGTCCAGGGTACAGGGACGATTAAGGGTGAAAATCAGGTAGAGGTTGTACAGGAATCTGATACTTTAAAGCTTAATGCAAAAAATATCCTCCTTGCCACAGGCAGTATTCCTGCTGCAGTTCCCGGTCTGGAATTTGACGGGCAGCATATAATAAGCTCCACTGAAGCACTTTCTTTTGAAAAGGTTCCCGGGCATCTTTGTATTGTTGGCGGAGGTTTTATAGGTCTGGAACTTGGTTCTGTATGGGCGCGTCTGGGAGCAGAGGTAACAATAATTGAAATGCTTCCCAGGATTGCAGGAACCCTGGATGGACAGATAATCAGGACTCTGGAAAGAATTCTTAAAAAACAAGGACTTGATTTTAAATTAAATACCCGTGTTACCAGTGCAGATATTGCAGACCGGAATATAAAGGTAAGCTTTGAAACCAAAGGGGAAAACTCCACCCTGGAATGTGATAAACTTCTTGTAGCAGTAGGCAGAAGACCAATGACTTTGGGTCTTGGCCTGGAAGATATGGGCATTAAAACTGACAAAAAAACCGGTCATATAATCGTTGATTCTCAATACCGCACCAATATTCCTTCAATATATGCAATAGGCGATCTTATACCAGGCCCCGCGCTTGCACATAAAGCATCTGCCGAAGGTTCTGCTGCTGTTGAAAACATGGCAGGCCTGTCAGGAGATGTTAATTACAATACCATGCCTTCTGTGGTATATACATGGCCTGAAGCAGGATGTGTGGGTATTACAAAAGAACAGGCTAAAGAACAAAAGATTCCCCATAAGATCGGCAGTTTTCCTTTTGGCGGCACAGGCCGTGCCAGATGTATGGGAGAAACTGACGGATTTGTCAAGATTATCTCCCACAGCAAAACAGACCGGGTTTTAGGGGTTCATATTCTTGGGCCAAGGGCTTCTGATTTGATTGCAGAATGTGTGCTTGCAATGGAATTTGGTGCAAGCTCCGAAGATATAGCCAGAACTGTCCACAGCCATCCCACATTTTCAGAAGCTGTTATGGAAGCAGCCATGTCAGCCTGGAAGCATTAAGCCTGAATGTGTCAAATAGGATTGTTTTCTTTGAAAAATTCTGATAAACTTAAATTTTTTAACAATGCGGCTTGATATTTATTTGAGGTTTAGAATTAATAGATTATTTTAACTGTTTAATAATTATATGTTTTTATGAAAGCACCAAAGAACAGACGGGTATTTGTTGTTGGCTATGGAGCTGCAACACCTCTTGGTACTACTTTTGAGAAAACCTGGGAAAGAGCTGTCAAAGGAGATACAGGTTTTCAGAAAGTAAGCAGGTGTAAGGTAAACTCTCTTAGCAATGTTGTTGGTGAAATACCTGGCTGGAATCCAGAATCACTTGATTTTGTAGATAGAAAAGAGGCATATAACTGGAATGCTGATTTTGTTATCCTTACAATGGCTGTATGCAGAGAAGCCCTTGGAAGGGCTGGACTGATAATTGACAGGCATACCGGGCCCAAAACAGCCTGTCTTATTGGTTCTGCCTTAAATGGTACAGATGCCTTTAGAATAGCTATGAATAATTATATAAAAAAGGGACCCTTTAAGATCAGTCCCTATCTTCTTCCAAATCTCTGCGCCAATATTCCTTCAGGTAAGGCTGGTATGATGCTGGGTTTTACAGGCCCTGTATTTTCCCCTCAGGGAGCATGTGCTTCAGGAAATCATGCAATTGGAATCGGATCCCGCATGATTCGTGACGGGGACTGTGATTTTGCGCTTGCAGGGGGTGTGGATACCTGTATTATGCCGGAAATAATTCACGGTTTTGCAAATATGAATGCTACAATAAAGATTGTTGAAGGAGACCGTGCGTTTATAGATCCAGGCCAGGCATCCAGGCCTTTCAGCATTGACAGAAAAGGAATGGTTCTTTCTGAAGGGTGCGGGGTTCTGGTTCTTGCAGCCCAGGAAATGATTAAGCCTTACGGACTTGTTCCCAGAGCAGAAGTCGCAGGTATAGGCTGGACTTCAGATGCCCATCATTTTACTTTACCTAATCCTGATACTATTAAACTGGCTATAAATCAGGCTGTTGATGATGCCCAGATTCAGCCCGGGGATATAGGCTATGTCAGTGCCCACGGAACATCAACCCCAAAAGGAGATGCAACAGAGATAGATTGTCTCAGATTTATATTTGGCCGCCATATAGAGCATATGCCTGTATCATCCAACAAGTCCCAGATTGGTCATACCCTGGGAGCTTCTGCTGCCATAGAAGCTATGCTTGGTATTGAAGCCATGTATAAAGGCCTTGTACTGCCGACAATGAATCATATTCCTGATCCTGGTTTAAGTGATATTGATGTTGTTCCCAATAAAGTGCGCAGGCATAATTATGAATTTTTCCTTTCCAATGCTTTTGGGTTTGGCGGAACAAACTGCTGTGTTATTTTTAAAGGTGTATAATATGCGGCCAAAACCTTTTATTCCTGAGATTATTGATGATAACAAGCATTATGTGAGAGACAAAACCAGCAGCCTGGTATGGCATAAATGTTTTTCCCGTGTTCTTTATGCGGATACAGACAGATCCCAGGTGGTTTATCATGCAAATTATCTGAGATATTTTGAAATGGGCAGGGCATCCCTTATGCGGGAAGCTGCTTATCCCTACCGCGAGATTGAAGAAAGCGGTTATATATATCCTATTATAAAGGTAGGCCTGGATTATTACAGTCCCCTGCATTATGACGATTCCATGTGTATATATACCAGACCTTCTGACCTTGAACGAGTCAGGCTTCAATTTGACTATGTTATTACCAATGAACAAACCAGAGAGCTTGTTTGTAAGGGATTTACACGCCATTGTGCCATAAATGCTTCAGGTACCCCTGTTGGTGTGGATAAAAAAACTGCTCTTTTATGGAAAATCTTTCCAAAGTGAATATCCACCGTGAAGAATATACAAAAACACTGGAATTAAACATTGATATCCAGCCTTATTTCTTAGATCATCAATTTGAAAATAAACCTGTACTGCCTGCTGTTGAAGCCATGCAGATTTTAAGCCGGGCAGTTTTCCCATACCTGGAAAATAAAGATATAAACTGTATTGCCAATGCTGAATTTCCCAGGTTTCTTCCCATTCCTTTTAATGAAAAAACTATTCCTGTTTTTATTAATATTGATTTGCACAAAAAAGGCAGTATAAAAGCAGTATTAATAACTCAAACCCTGTCTAAGAAAATGAAAATAAGACGCATGAAAGAGCATGTAAGCCTTGAGTTTCTGACTTGTGACAATAATATTGATAAATCTTTTCAAATACATCCAATCAAAGAAAAATATTTTGAAATACCGGCCCAGAGAATATATAAAGAACTTATTCCTTTCGGTCCTGCATATCATAATATTCACGACAAACTTAAAATAACGGAAAACCAGGCTGAAGCATTTGTTTATGCTGGAGATTTTGCAAGTGACTATTCCCCTGCAGGTTCACCATTTCCCCTTGATGCAGCATTTCATGCAGCCTGTGTATGGGGCCAGAGATACGCAGGTATTGTGGCTTTTCCCATAGGACTTGACAAACGCCATATAATCAAACCTGCACAGCCTGGAAATACTTACACTGCAAGAATCAAACCTGTTTCCCAAAAATCTTCCCTGCTTATCTTTGATATTGAGATTTATAATCTTCAAGACAATTTATGTGAAAGTACATCAGGAGTGAAGATGAAGGATGTAAGCTCGGGCAGGCTTAGGCCCCCTGATTGGGTCTGCATGTAAAATTCCCGCACTGCCTATTTTTCCATATTCAGTAAATAAAAAAATCCTTGCTATGAAAATTACTTTTGTTTATGACATATGACCACATGGTCATAAAAAAATCGAGGGTATTAAAAATCATGAATATTTCTTTTATAGACAAGAGTTTAAATTCAATTAAAGATAAAATTGACAGGGGAGTCCGCCTGGATTTTGAAGACGGCATGAATCTGTATAAAAGCCATGACCTTATAGGTGTTGGCAGGCTGGCTCATTCAGTTCGGCAGAAACTTCACGGCAATACTGCATATTATGTGTATAACCAGCATATAAACTATACAAACGTCTGCATCAACCGCTGCCGTTTCTGTGCTTTTGCCAGGGACAAGGAAGAAAACGGCTCTTATACATATTCCATTGAGGATATAAAAGAGCGCCTTAAATCCCGTATAAATGAACCGGTGCGGGAACTGCACATAGTCGGGGGGCTGAATCCTTCACTTCCTTTTGAGTATTACCTTGATCTGCTCAAAACTGCCCGTGAAATCCGGCCTGGAGCATGTATTAAGGCATTTACAGCAGTTGAAATTGATTATCTTGCCCAGATTTCAGGGCTGAACCTGGAGCAGACTATTGAAGAACTGAAAAAAGCAGGTCTTGCCATGAATCCGGGAGGCGGGGCTGAGGTTATGAGTGATCGAATCTGGCAGGAATTGTTTCCCAGGAAGATCAACAGCAGCCGGTGGCTTGAAATCGTGGAAACACTCCACAGGGCAGGGCTGAAAGGCAATGCCACAATGCTTTATGGTCATATTGAAACCATTGAGGAGCGTGTCAGCCATCTTATAAAGCTTAGGGAACTTCAGGATAAAACAGGAGGATTTTCTGCTTTTATCCCTCTTGCATTTCATCCTCAAAACACAAAACTTTCCCATATTCCAGGCACTACGGGATTTGACGATCTTAAAGCAGTGGCAGCTGCCCGGCTTATGCTGGATAATTTTGACCATATAAAAGCCTACTGGGTCATGATAGGTGAAAAACTTGCACAGATTGCCCTTTCCTTTGGTGCTGATGATCTTGACGGAACCATTGTTGAAGAAAAAATTACCCATATGGCAGGAGCCACATCTCCAAAAGGACTGACGCGGGATCATATGGAGCATTTGATTATATCTGCGGGATTTATTCCAGTGGAACGGGATTCCTTTTACAATCATGTTAATACAGATAAACCAGGAGGCAGACCCTGAAATGATTGATAAAATTATTGAAAAAGCAGGAGCAGACCAGCGGCTTACTCCTGGAGAAAGCCTGGAACTTTTCCATAAGGCAGAGCTTATGACCCTGGGTGATCTTGCAGATAAAAAACGCCATAAGCTTCACAGGGAGCCGGTTGTTACCTATGTTGTTGACCGGAATATTAATTATACCAATGTGTGCATGTCAGGATGTCTTTTCTGCGCTTTTTACTGCACAGAAAACAGTGACAATGCTTATATAATTTCAGGGGATTTACTCAGGCAGAAGATCCAGGAAACCATTGATCTCGGGGGAACCCAGATTTTACTCCAGGGCGGAATGCACCCCGGACTTG from the Desulfonema limicola genome contains:
- a CDS encoding beta-ketoacyl-[acyl-carrier-protein] synthase family protein; protein product: MKAPKNRRVFVVGYGAATPLGTTFEKTWERAVKGDTGFQKVSRCKVNSLSNVVGEIPGWNPESLDFVDRKEAYNWNADFVILTMAVCREALGRAGLIIDRHTGPKTACLIGSALNGTDAFRIAMNNYIKKGPFKISPYLLPNLCANIPSGKAGMMLGFTGPVFSPQGACASGNHAIGIGSRMIRDGDCDFALAGGVDTCIMPEIIHGFANMNATIKIVEGDRAFIDPGQASRPFSIDRKGMVLSEGCGVLVLAAQEMIKPYGLVPRAEVAGIGWTSDAHHFTLPNPDTIKLAINQAVDDAQIQPGDIGYVSAHGTSTPKGDATEIDCLRFIFGRHIEHMPVSSNKSQIGHTLGASAAIEAMLGIEAMYKGLVLPTMNHIPDPGLSDIDVVPNKVRRHNYEFFLSNAFGFGGTNCCVIFKGV
- a CDS encoding NfeD family protein; this encodes MSFEAIKDPIFIWFIIGLCCVIGEFALPGVIIVFFGAGAWLTALLVYLLNIGVPMQVTIFTLTSIIALVTLRKYFNPPVNENEPDITDDFTGKTAIVQESISKGRPGRVMFKGATWQAQTLCDQIFVQGQYVRIASHESIVLYVEPIKEDVKKEEVLCRK
- a CDS encoding ABC transporter substrate-binding protein; translated protein: MKQLFKVLACTLFVSLFCAPAMGAGKILLVQSYYSDYSWVNSITDGVKKGLEGSGAQLEIFYMDTKRNTSAEWKIESGELAKKKVAEFKPDIIIPADDNAQQFFAKDYVGKQGINIVFTGVNADPGKYGYPASNATGVIQKPLFVPSIEMLLKIKPDIKKIALISDDGPTSDAMISYMKTLKAPVEVVSYDQPSTFDQWKSLIEQYQKTVDAIAVNLYQTIKESAGNKSLPQKTVMEWTMANNKLPIMGLYEDAFDDGALCGIAESGEEQGLQAASLAVQILNGKKPGDLKIVIPTKGLVVVNLKTAEKLGLTIPFEILESAGRIIEF
- a CDS encoding acyl-CoA thioesterase, with the translated sequence MRPKPFIPEIIDDNKHYVRDKTSSLVWHKCFSRVLYADTDRSQVVYHANYLRYFEMGRASLMREAAYPYREIEESGYIYPIIKVGLDYYSPLHYDDSMCIYTRPSDLERVRLQFDYVITNEQTRELVCKGFTRHCAINASGTPVGVDKKTALLWKIFPK
- the lpdA gene encoding dihydrolipoyl dehydrogenase; this translates as MDKKYDLVIIGSGPGGYVAALKAAELGFKTACVEKSKTLGGVCLNVGCIPSKALLDSSEHYFQAKEKFADHGIITGNISLDLKTMMGRKEKVVADLTDQLRKLLENNKIDIVQGTGTIKGENQVEVVQESDTLKLNAKNILLATGSIPAAVPGLEFDGQHIISSTEALSFEKVPGHLCIVGGGFIGLELGSVWARLGAEVTIIEMLPRIAGTLDGQIIRTLERILKKQGLDFKLNTRVTSADIADRNIKVSFETKGENSTLECDKLLVAVGRRPMTLGLGLEDMGIKTDKKTGHIIVDSQYRTNIPSIYAIGDLIPGPALAHKASAEGSAAVENMAGLSGDVNYNTMPSVVYTWPEAGCVGITKEQAKEQKIPHKIGSFPFGGTGRARCMGETDGFVKIISHSKTDRVLGVHILGPRASDLIAECVLAMEFGASSEDIARTVHSHPTFSEAVMEAAMSAWKH
- a CDS encoding methyl-accepting chemotaxis protein — translated: MQLSMKNKYLISNIILISMGMMISAGISYLILSGTLEKNIHSTIIQNSNFAITNINGWLEDKKSNIKGWARSNLYQTALKDTYMGRSARKAVNKQLPVLLKDYAGFEEIFITNEKGVVIASSDPETKDSVNYSDHEAFKQSIKGSIYVADPEYCKTHNFPVFIISAPVLEDSKPKGVFFCKILLEFFNAKFIDPIKPSDSGYAFMFDKKGRITAHPDKSNILKKNITSLEFGKKFIKNQEDIFTYKDKGIKKTAAMKKIVPMDWTIAVIAVDREIYAPVSRARFVNAVITVIAILVTVIITLILVNSTTKPLDEIVTGLTNSSEYISSASGQIKSSSQILSSGASSQAASIEETSSSLEQMSAMTRQNADNAIQADQLMKEAVLIIEKANKTAGELTKSITEIRDASEETFNIIKTIDEIAFQTNLLALNAAVEAARAGSGGAGFAVVAGEVRNLAMRASDAAKNTSVLIEGIVQKIKSGSEYVISNDKAFEDVASSTLKVNDLVSEIAAASSEQAQGIEQVNKAVADMDKIIQQNVLNADQTHSASEEMYKHAELLKDFVENLLTLIQGKHKP
- the odhB gene encoding 2-oxoglutarate dehydrogenase complex dihydrolipoyllysine-residue succinyltransferase: MKLEVKIPSVGESVQEAVLAQWLKQDGDIVKKDESLFVIETDKVTLDVNAEESGILKILVGEGETVAIGAVVGTIDIQSAQKDIKKDVEEDKDIKEKTKEETEPQTAPVKQDINSDDNTGLSPSVRRLAKQKNVDLSKIIGTGPGDRITKGDILLYLESEAVCDPEPVTPEKDSKPGVKDIIRKPMTPIRKRIAARLLEARQNTAMLTTFNDIDMSRSMDIRSQYKDAFKKKFDVNLGFMSFFIKASVQALKEFPEINAFIEGSDIVYHNYYHVGIAVGSPKGLVVPVIRDADKLGFSEIEQAIVDYVDKIKENRLELSDMEGATFTITNGGVFGSLLSTPILNPPQSGILGMHRIEKKPVVINDEIVIRPMMYVALSYDHRIVDGREAVTFLKRIKEYVENPERMLMEV
- a CDS encoding SPFH domain-containing protein encodes the protein MPEIIAVGIAAFVIVAFFKTVRIVPQRTAFVIERLGKYSRTLDAGFHVLVPFLDKVAYKRSLKEEAIDVPQQTCITKDNVSIGVDGILYLQVVDAQKSAYGIDNYKYAVAQLAQTTMRSIFGTFDLDGTFEAREVINSKVVQSVDEASDPWGVKVTRYEVKDIVPPQGIIEAMEKQMRAERDKRAEIAESEGKKQAEINRADGKRQAMIAESEGEKQKRINEAEGRAAEIERVAEATARGIAKVAQAIGREGGSEAVNLRIAEQYITEFGRLAKTNNTMIIPATLSDVSGFVAAAQEVIETVKFRQDLKSEPETDRDNTKEIPPKLPGVRWDLPK